In the Sulfitobacter pacificus genome, one interval contains:
- the hspQ gene encoding heat shock protein HspQ gives MLRTRAKYHLGQVVRHKKHPFRGVIFDVDPEFANTDEWYEAIPEESRPVKDQPFYHLLAENDQSYYVAYVSEQNLVADYSGEPVEHPDIPDLFGPFTDGAYPLHFQLN, from the coding sequence ATGCTACGCACACGCGCAAAATATCATCTGGGCCAAGTGGTCAGACACAAGAAACATCCCTTTCGGGGGGTGATTTTTGACGTTGACCCTGAATTCGCCAATACAGACGAGTGGTACGAGGCGATTCCAGAGGAAAGCCGCCCGGTCAAGGATCAGCCGTTTTACCATCTTCTGGCTGAAAACGATCAAAGCTATTACGTGGCTTATGTGTCCGAACAGAATCTGGTCGCGGATTACTCCGGCGAACCGGTGGAACACCCCGATATCCCGGATTTATTTGGCCCCTTCACCGATGGTGCCTATCCGCTGCATTTCCAGCTGAACTAG
- a CDS encoding ATP-binding protein, whose amino-acid sequence MSLKVAQADMLEPFDVRVTSGPLAVRKALELVFDRLSPLTLDVEETSTVELVLAEALNNIVEHAYPPADASGPVHINIRHCKDGLHVQLRDRGRAMPDHKLPKGQLHSCDVDFSDLPEGGFGWFLIKDLSRDVEYTRLDGENRLKLRIAVAFRR is encoded by the coding sequence ATGTCGCTGAAGGTTGCACAGGCCGATATGCTGGAGCCCTTTGATGTGAGGGTCACCAGCGGTCCGCTGGCCGTCCGCAAAGCCCTTGAATTGGTTTTTGACCGGCTTTCCCCGCTGACCCTGGATGTCGAGGAAACCAGCACGGTTGAATTGGTACTGGCGGAGGCGCTGAACAACATCGTTGAACACGCTTATCCACCAGCCGATGCCAGCGGGCCGGTGCATATCAATATACGGCACTGCAAGGATGGTCTGCATGTGCAACTGCGTGACCGGGGCCGTGCAATGCCGGATCACAAACTGCCCAAAGGTCAGCTTCATAGCTGTGACGTTGATTTCAGCGACCTGCCGGAAGGTGGCTTTGGCTGGTTCCTGATCAAGGACCTGTCCAGAGATGTGGAATATACCCGCCTCGACGGGGAAAACCGACTGAAGCTGCGGATTGCGGTGGCGTTTCGCCGCTGA
- a CDS encoding STAS domain-containing protein — MELQIKTESDVCIVSIHESRIDAAVALDFKEAVRQGTLDAPAEVVLDLTQVGFVDSSGLGAIVATMKHLAPERRLVLAGLTPPVEKVFRLTRMDSVFQIHLTLEDALRAQCE; from the coding sequence ATGGAACTACAGATCAAAACAGAATCCGACGTGTGTATCGTCAGCATCCACGAAAGCCGGATTGATGCCGCCGTTGCCTTGGATTTCAAGGAGGCGGTGCGTCAGGGCACGCTGGATGCCCCTGCCGAGGTGGTACTGGATCTGACGCAGGTCGGGTTTGTTGATTCAAGCGGTTTGGGCGCGATTGTCGCGACAATGAAACATCTGGCCCCCGAACGCCGGTTGGTTCTGGCCGGGCTGACCCCGCCGGTGGAAAAGGTGTTTCGCCTGACGCGGATGGATTCGGTTTTCCAGATCCATCTAACCCTTGAAGATGCCCTGCGTGCGCAATGTGAGTGA
- a CDS encoding thiolase family protein — MKNVVIAGAARTPMGGFQGAFEGLSASALGGHAIKAALDNAKTETVQEVLMGCVLPAGQGQAPARQAGFAAGLGEEVPATTLNKMCGSGMKAAMIGFDQIALGHTDVMVAGGMESMTNAPYVLPKMRGGARLGHGAVVDHMFLDGLEDAYDKGRLMGTFAEDCAETFQFTREKQDEYALASLSRALEAQSNGAFADEIASVEMKTRKGSVTVTTDEQPANARPDKIPQLKPAFREGGTVTAANSSSISDGAAALVLASEDAANAQGLNIRARILGHASHAQAPGLFTTAPVPAAQKLLAQIGWSKEDVDLWEVNEAFAVVPMAFMHEMGLDHAIVNVNGGACALGHPIGASGARIMVTLLNALEKRGLKRGIAAICIGGGEGTAIAIERV; from the coding sequence ATGAAAAACGTCGTTATTGCCGGGGCGGCCCGCACGCCGATGGGGGGCTTTCAGGGCGCGTTTGAGGGGCTTAGCGCCTCCGCGCTTGGTGGCCATGCGATCAAGGCTGCGTTGGACAACGCCAAAACCGAAACGGTGCAAGAGGTCTTGATGGGCTGTGTGTTGCCCGCGGGACAGGGGCAGGCACCGGCACGTCAGGCTGGTTTCGCGGCGGGGCTGGGCGAAGAGGTGCCCGCCACGACGCTGAACAAAATGTGTGGTTCAGGGATGAAGGCGGCGATGATCGGCTTTGACCAGATTGCATTGGGCCATACCGATGTGATGGTTGCCGGTGGCATGGAAAGCATGACCAACGCGCCTTATGTCCTGCCGAAAATGCGCGGCGGGGCACGTCTGGGCCATGGGGCCGTGGTGGATCACATGTTCCTTGACGGGTTGGAAGATGCCTATGACAAGGGCCGCCTGATGGGCACTTTCGCCGAAGATTGCGCCGAGACTTTTCAGTTCACCCGCGAAAAGCAGGATGAATATGCGCTGGCGTCCCTGTCGCGCGCGTTAGAGGCGCAATCAAACGGTGCCTTTGCCGATGAAATTGCCAGCGTCGAAATGAAAACGCGCAAGGGCAGTGTGACAGTTACAACCGATGAACAACCGGCCAATGCCCGGCCTGACAAAATCCCGCAGCTGAAACCGGCCTTCCGCGAGGGTGGCACCGTGACGGCGGCCAATTCATCGTCGATTTCCGACGGGGCCGCGGCCCTTGTCCTTGCTTCGGAAGATGCCGCAAACGCGCAGGGTCTCAACATCCGCGCCCGCATCCTTGGCCATGCCAGCCACGCGCAGGCACCGGGCCTGTTCACGACCGCCCCCGTGCCTGCGGCGCAGAAACTGCTGGCACAAATCGGCTGGAGCAAAGAGGACGTCGACCTTTGGGAAGTGAACGAGGCCTTTGCCGTTGTGCCTATGGCCTTCATGCATGAAATGGGTCTCGACCACGCCATCGTGAACGTCAACGGCGGTGCCTGCGCCTTGGGTCACCCCATCGGTGCATCCGGTGCCCGCATCATGGTCACCCTGCTGAACGCGCTGGAAAAACGCGGTCTGAAACGAGGCATTGCCGCCATCTGCATCGGCGGCGGTGAAGGGACGGCCATCGCGATTGAGCGGGTCTAA
- a CDS encoding GAF domain-containing protein — translation MKVDYPSLAKSIAALTDGETDAVALMATVACEVHHADDRFDWTGFYRVVAPELLKIGPYQGGHGCLVIPFSRGVCGAAARSGEVQLVADVDAFPGHIACASSTRSELVLPVFDGAGRLIGVFDIDSNLPDAFDNTDAEALTAILQQVFLNTK, via the coding sequence ATGAAAGTGGATTACCCGAGCCTTGCCAAATCCATCGCTGCCCTGACTGATGGCGAAACAGATGCGGTTGCCCTGATGGCAACGGTCGCCTGCGAGGTTCACCATGCTGACGACCGCTTTGACTGGACCGGGTTCTACCGCGTTGTTGCGCCGGAACTGCTGAAGATCGGGCCATATCAGGGCGGCCATGGCTGTCTGGTGATCCCCTTCTCACGCGGGGTCTGTGGTGCGGCGGCGCGCTCCGGTGAGGTGCAGCTGGTTGCCGATGTCGATGCTTTCCCCGGCCATATCGCCTGCGCTTCCTCGACCCGCTCGGAACTGGTGCTGCCGGTTTTCGACGGGGCGGGCAGGCTGATCGGGGTCTTCGACATCGACAGCAACCTACCGGACGCCTTTGACAACACTGATGCCGAGGCGCTGACAGCCATCCTGCAACAGGTCTTCCTGAATACAAAATAG
- a CDS encoding helix-turn-helix domain-containing protein, which translates to MQHSLPDTPDTLGADLRALRKSRGLTLADLADMLGRSVGWLSQVERDISEPSITDLREIAAKLDVSVSMLFRHAAAPAHEAGYVVRQDARRTIGSQVAGLVEELLSPDLTDDFEMVHSTFAPHSRIKDPVTRPTQEVGYVLSGQLEIEIAGVTHLINAGDSFRIRGEAFRWANPFAEPAVAIWVIAPPVY; encoded by the coding sequence ATGCAGCACAGTTTGCCCGACACCCCTGATACCCTTGGCGCAGATTTGCGGGCCTTGCGCAAATCCCGCGGCCTGACGCTGGCGGATCTGGCCGATATGCTGGGCCGCTCGGTGGGCTGGCTCAGCCAGGTGGAACGGGATATTTCCGAACCCTCGATCACCGATCTGCGCGAGATTGCGGCCAAACTGGACGTCTCGGTGTCCATGCTGTTTCGCCATGCGGCGGCCCCCGCACATGAGGCCGGATATGTGGTGCGTCAGGACGCGCGCCGCACCATCGGATCGCAGGTCGCCGGATTGGTCGAGGAACTGCTTTCCCCTGACCTGACCGATGATTTTGAAATGGTGCATTCCACCTTTGCGCCGCACAGCCGGATCAAGGATCCGGTGACCCGCCCCACGCAGGAGGTGGGATATGTCCTGTCGGGCCAGCTTGAGATCGAGATTGCCGGTGTGACCCATCTAATCAACGCCGGTGACAGTTTCCGTATTCGTGGCGAGGCCTTTCGCTGGGCCAACCCATTTGCCGAACCGGCCGTGGCGATCTGGGTGATCGCACCGCCGGTGTATTAA
- a CDS encoding GFA family protein encodes MIKGSCLCGGVNFELTGPLRNSVACHCVQCRKTSGHYVSATQVAPEQLRITKDETLQWYRSSPPAERGFCNRCGSSLFWRHDDDKGATSVMSGTLDGATGIQTEKHIFVADKGDYYDITDTLPQHDQ; translated from the coding sequence ATGATCAAAGGAAGCTGCCTCTGCGGTGGTGTTAACTTCGAACTGACTGGCCCGCTGCGCAATTCGGTTGCCTGCCATTGTGTGCAATGTCGCAAGACCAGCGGGCATTACGTGTCCGCCACCCAAGTCGCGCCGGAACAATTGCGCATCACCAAGGATGAGACCCTACAATGGTACCGTTCCAGCCCGCCAGCCGAACGCGGCTTTTGCAACCGCTGCGGGTCCTCCCTGTTCTGGCGGCATGACGACGACAAGGGGGCCACCTCTGTCATGTCCGGCACGCTGGACGGGGCCACTGGTATCCAGACGGAAAAGCATATCTTCGTCGCTGACAAGGGCGACTATTACGACATCACCGACACCCTGCCACAACACGACCAGTAA
- a CDS encoding GcvT family protein translates to MSDFPTTARVVIIGGGVVGTSTLYHLAKAGWKDCVLLEKNELTAGSTWHAAGNVPNFAGSWAVMNMQRDSAAMYRTLGDDVGYPMNYHVTGSIRLAHSKERMMEFERVASMGQYQGLEMNICTPEELKEMHPFMETHDLEGGLWDPLDGDIDPAQLTQALAKGARDAGARIERFCPITGLEQDGDEWIVKTDKGDIRCEYVVNCAGYYAQRVGEMFKPFGGRTVPMVVMSHQYFLTEPIAELEAWTKEKGHKVPLLRDVDTSYYLRQDKNGLNLGPYERNCKAAWVTPDDPMPEDFSFQLYPDDLERLEYYIEDAMARVPILGTAGVGRNINGPIPYAPDGLPMVGPMPGVKNAFEGHSFTFGIAQGGGAGKVLSEWIMHGETELDMWAVDPRRYTDYTDHDHCLAKALETYGHEYAMHFPHHAWPAGRDKKLSPIHDKILAAGGQMAAFNGWERANWFAQEGDDTSEAATQTWDRNGPWAIRVKEEVEAVRDSVGVLDLPGFSRFNLSGEGAAEWLRTRIAGALPKVGRMNLAYFPDSRGRILTEMSIMRHDDDFFTLITAALAQWHDLELLKKNLPDGLTLTDHSTEYSTLIVTGPKSREMFETMGIEADLNASWLSTQPAKVAGRDCALARVSFAGELGWEIHAANADIPALYDAVIGAGAKPFGMFALNSMRIEKGYRAWKGDLSTDYSLLEAGLDRFIKFDKPQDFPGKAALQAEKQAGLKKRFVTMTVDAGDQDAPYMSTVWHQGEVVGETTSGDWGYRINKSVALGTIRADLAVPGTEVQINIFGKLCKATVQPDQPLWDPENKRIRA, encoded by the coding sequence ATGTCAGATTTCCCAACAACGGCCCGCGTGGTCATCATCGGCGGCGGTGTCGTTGGCACCTCGACATTGTATCATCTGGCAAAGGCAGGCTGGAAAGACTGTGTGCTGCTGGAAAAAAACGAACTGACGGCCGGGTCTACATGGCATGCGGCGGGGAACGTGCCGAATTTCGCCGGCTCATGGGCTGTGATGAACATGCAGCGCGATTCCGCTGCGATGTACCGCACGCTGGGTGACGATGTGGGTTATCCGATGAATTACCACGTTACCGGTTCGATCCGTCTGGCCCATTCCAAAGAGCGTATGATGGAATTCGAACGTGTGGCCTCCATGGGCCAATATCAGGGGTTGGAGATGAACATCTGCACCCCTGAAGAGCTTAAGGAAATGCACCCGTTTATGGAAACCCATGACCTTGAAGGGGGGCTTTGGGACCCGCTGGATGGGGATATTGATCCGGCACAGCTGACGCAGGCCCTTGCCAAAGGCGCACGTGATGCCGGCGCGCGGATCGAACGGTTCTGCCCGATCACCGGTCTGGAACAGGACGGCGACGAATGGATTGTGAAAACTGACAAGGGCGACATTCGCTGCGAATATGTGGTCAATTGCGCCGGGTATTATGCGCAACGCGTGGGCGAAATGTTCAAACCTTTCGGCGGGCGCACCGTGCCAATGGTTGTGATGTCCCACCAGTATTTCCTGACAGAGCCGATTGCCGAACTGGAAGCATGGACCAAGGAGAAGGGCCATAAGGTGCCGCTGCTGCGGGACGTCGATACCTCCTATTATCTGCGTCAGGACAAGAACGGGTTGAACCTTGGCCCTTATGAACGCAACTGCAAGGCTGCGTGGGTCACGCCCGATGACCCGATGCCAGAGGACTTTTCATTCCAGCTTTATCCCGACGATCTGGAGCGGCTTGAGTATTACATCGAAGATGCCATGGCGCGTGTCCCGATCCTTGGCACCGCAGGCGTTGGCCGCAACATTAACGGGCCTATTCCCTATGCTCCTGACGGTTTGCCGATGGTAGGCCCGATGCCGGGCGTGAAAAACGCCTTTGAAGGGCATTCCTTTACCTTTGGCATTGCACAGGGCGGTGGCGCGGGCAAGGTGCTGTCGGAATGGATCATGCACGGCGAAACCGAACTGGACATGTGGGCCGTCGATCCGCGCCGCTATACCGATTACACGGATCATGATCATTGTCTGGCCAAGGCGCTGGAAACCTATGGCCACGAATACGCCATGCATTTCCCGCATCACGCATGGCCTGCGGGGCGTGACAAAAAACTTTCGCCGATCCATGACAAGATTCTTGCAGCGGGCGGGCAGATGGCGGCTTTCAACGGCTGGGAGCGCGCAAACTGGTTTGCTCAGGAAGGTGATGACACTTCCGAGGCAGCAACCCAGACATGGGACCGCAACGGCCCATGGGCGATCCGCGTCAAGGAAGAGGTAGAGGCGGTGCGCGACAGCGTTGGCGTGTTGGATCTGCCGGGCTTCTCGCGGTTCAACCTGTCCGGTGAGGGGGCCGCCGAATGGCTGCGCACCCGTATTGCCGGCGCATTGCCCAAGGTGGGACGGATGAACCTTGCCTATTTCCCTGACAGCCGGGGCCGCATCCTGACCGAAATGTCGATTATGCGCCACGATGATGACTTTTTTACCCTGATCACTGCGGCCCTTGCGCAATGGCATGACCTTGAACTCTTGAAGAAAAACCTGCCCGATGGGCTGACCCTGACGGACCATTCCACCGAATACTCCACGCTGATCGTCACCGGCCCCAAGTCGCGCGAAATGTTCGAAACGATGGGTATTGAGGCAGATCTGAACGCCTCCTGGCTTTCAACCCAGCCGGCCAAAGTGGCGGGCAGGGATTGCGCCTTGGCGCGGGTGTCCTTTGCTGGCGAACTTGGCTGGGAAATTCACGCGGCCAATGCGGATATTCCGGCGCTTTATGATGCTGTTATCGGCGCAGGTGCGAAACCATTTGGTATGTTTGCCCTGAACTCCATGCGCATCGAAAAAGGCTACCGCGCGTGGAAGGGCGATCTGTCCACGGATTATTCCCTGCTGGAGGCGGGGCTGGACCGGTTCATCAAATTTGACAAGCCGCAGGATTTCCCCGGCAAGGCGGCCCTGCAAGCAGAAAAGCAAGCGGGCCTCAAGAAACGTTTTGTCACCATGACTGTCGACGCGGGGGATCAGGACGCCCCCTATATGTCGACTGTCTGGCATCAGGGTGAGGTCGTTGGCGAAACCACCAGTGGCGACTGGGGATATCGCATCAATAAATCCGTGGCGCTGGGCACCATCCGGGCTGATCTGGCGGTGCCGGGCACTGAGGTTCAGATCAATATTTTTGGCAAGCTGTGCAAAGCCACGGTGCAGCCTGATCAACCGCTATGGGACCCTGAAAACAAAAGGATACGTGCATGA
- a CDS encoding homocysteine S-methyltransferase family protein, which translates to MSDITLLDGGMGQELIHRAGDRPTPLWSTQVMIEHPGLVSEVHRDFTEAGATIATSNTYAIHRDRLVDTDFEDRFADLLTMAIAEARTSGAARIAGSIGPIAASYRPDLHPDAATGAPIYAEIAQMIAPACDMLLCETVVSVIHAESVLRGAAAGDKPVWLAVSVDDRDGTKLRSGEPLSAVLPYAHAGAAAVLVNCSAPEAIPAALEILAQAGIPYGAYANGFEQITEGFLEAKPTVDALTRRKDFTPTAYADHAMAWVEQGATIIGGCCEVSPAHIAEIARRLKAAGHRIV; encoded by the coding sequence ATGAGCGATATCACCCTTCTCGATGGTGGCATGGGCCAGGAGCTGATCCACCGTGCAGGCGATCGGCCCACGCCGCTGTGGTCCACGCAGGTGATGATCGAACATCCCGGTCTGGTCAGCGAGGTCCACCGTGATTTTACCGAGGCGGGTGCGACTATCGCCACCTCCAACACCTATGCAATCCACCGTGACCGGTTGGTGGATACCGATTTTGAGGATCGTTTTGCCGATCTTCTGACGATGGCCATCGCAGAGGCCCGCACCAGCGGTGCCGCCCGGATCGCTGGTTCTATCGGACCTATTGCGGCGTCCTATCGTCCTGATCTGCATCCTGATGCGGCCACAGGTGCCCCGATCTATGCCGAAATTGCACAGATGATCGCCCCGGCCTGCGATATGCTGCTGTGTGAAACAGTGGTGTCGGTCATCCACGCCGAAAGCGTGCTGCGGGGGGCAGCAGCAGGGGATAAACCTGTCTGGCTGGCCGTCAGTGTCGATGACCGCGATGGTACCAAGCTGCGGTCAGGCGAACCTTTGTCAGCGGTTCTGCCCTATGCCCATGCGGGCGCAGCGGCGGTACTGGTCAATTGCTCTGCCCCCGAAGCGATCCCCGCTGCGCTGGAGATTCTGGCACAGGCGGGTATTCCCTACGGTGCCTATGCAAACGGGTTCGAGCAGATCACAGAGGGGTTTCTGGAAGCCAAACCCACAGTTGACGCATTGACGCGGCGCAAGGATTTCACCCCAACGGCCTATGCCGATCACGCGATGGCTTGGGTCGAACAAGGTGCCACGATCATTGGGGGCTGTTGCGAAGTTTCCCCCGCCCATATCGCTGAAATCGCCCGCCGTCTGAAGGCCGCAGGACATCGTATTGTTTAG
- a CDS encoding GcvT family protein, with translation MSNVPSHARVVIIGGGVIGCSVAYHLTKLGWKDVVLLERKQLTSGTTWHAAGLIAQLRATANMTKLAKYSQELYGNLEDETGVATGFKRCGSITVALTDERREEIYRQAAMARAFGVDVEEISPQDVLAKYEHLNIEGVTGAVYLDKDGQGDPANIALALAKGARQRGAQVIERTKATGVTREGRRITGVDWQSGEDTGHITCDHVVNCGGMWGHQVGRMLNTNVPLQACEHFYIVTEAIAGLQQLPVLRVPDECAYYKEDAGKMLLGAFEPVSKPWALDGIPDDFEFDQLPEDFDHFEPILENACARMPMLAEAGIHTFFNGPESFTPDDAYHLGLAPEMDNVWVAAGFNSIGIQSAGGAGMALAQWMEDGAKPFDLGDVDIGRMQPFQGNKTYLAERSKETLGLLYADHFPYRQKASARGIRRTPFHHHLIERGAVMGEIAGWERANWFARAGQEKEYRYSWQRQNFFDNIRDEHMAVRENVGMYDMTSFGKIRVEGPDAEAFLNHIGGGDYAVPNGKIVYTQFLNNRGGIEADVTVTRLSETAYLVVTPAATRLADQTWMMRHKGDFNVVITDVTAGEGVLAIMGPRSRDLLNLVSPSDFSNATNPFGTAQEIEIGMAVARAHRVTYVGELGWEIYVSSDMSGHVFEVLSEAGQDLNLKLCGMHMMDTCRIEKGFRHFGHDITAEDHVLEAGLGFAVKKDKPDFIGRAAVLEKQEQGLNARMVQFKLTDPEPLLYHNEPIVRNGEIVGYLSSGGYGHALGGAMGLGYVPCKGETAADLLASTYEIDVAGKRVKAEVSLKPMYDPKSERVKV, from the coding sequence ATGTCTAACGTTCCGTCCCATGCCCGCGTTGTCATCATCGGTGGTGGTGTCATCGGGTGTTCCGTCGCCTATCACCTGACAAAACTCGGGTGGAAAGATGTGGTTCTGCTGGAACGCAAACAACTGACATCCGGCACCACATGGCATGCGGCAGGGCTGATCGCGCAATTGCGTGCAACGGCGAATATGACCAAACTGGCGAAATATTCCCAAGAACTCTATGGCAATCTGGAGGATGAAACAGGTGTCGCCACCGGCTTCAAACGCTGCGGTTCGATCACCGTTGCCCTGACCGATGAGCGCCGCGAAGAGATTTACCGTCAGGCGGCCATGGCCCGTGCTTTTGGCGTTGATGTCGAAGAAATCAGCCCGCAGGACGTGCTGGCGAAATACGAACATCTGAACATCGAAGGGGTGACCGGCGCGGTCTATCTCGACAAGGACGGGCAGGGTGATCCGGCAAACATCGCGCTGGCGCTGGCCAAGGGCGCACGCCAACGCGGGGCACAGGTGATCGAACGCACCAAGGCTACTGGCGTCACCCGCGAGGGGCGGCGCATCACAGGCGTGGACTGGCAAAGCGGTGAGGACACTGGCCACATCACCTGCGATCACGTGGTGAACTGCGGTGGCATGTGGGGGCATCAGGTCGGCCGGATGCTGAACACCAACGTCCCGCTGCAAGCCTGCGAACATTTCTATATTGTGACCGAAGCCATCGCGGGCCTGCAACAATTGCCGGTGCTGCGCGTGCCTGACGAATGCGCCTATTATAAAGAAGACGCAGGCAAGATGCTGCTTGGCGCGTTTGAACCTGTGTCAAAACCATGGGCGCTTGATGGCATTCCCGATGATTTCGAATTTGATCAACTGCCCGAAGATTTTGACCATTTCGAGCCGATCCTCGAAAACGCCTGTGCCCGTATGCCGATGTTGGCCGAGGCCGGTATTCACACCTTCTTTAACGGTCCTGAATCGTTCACCCCCGATGACGCCTACCACCTTGGCCTCGCGCCAGAGATGGACAATGTCTGGGTCGCTGCCGGGTTCAACTCCATCGGTATCCAGTCGGCCGGGGGGGCTGGCATGGCGCTGGCGCAATGGATGGAAGACGGGGCCAAACCCTTTGATCTGGGGGATGTGGACATTGGCCGGATGCAGCCGTTTCAGGGCAATAAAACCTATCTCGCGGAACGCTCCAAGGAAACGCTGGGGCTGCTTTACGCCGACCATTTTCCCTACCGCCAAAAGGCAAGCGCGCGCGGCATCCGGCGCACGCCCTTCCATCATCATCTGATCGAACGCGGCGCTGTGATGGGGGAAATCGCTGGCTGGGAACGCGCCAATTGGTTTGCGCGCGCGGGGCAGGAAAAGGAATACCGCTACAGTTGGCAGCGCCAGAATTTCTTTGACAACATCCGTGACGAACATATGGCGGTACGGGAAAACGTCGGCATGTACGACATGACCTCCTTTGGCAAGATCCGCGTTGAAGGTCCGGACGCCGAAGCTTTCCTGAACCATATCGGCGGTGGTGACTATGCCGTTCCCAATGGCAAAATCGTCTATACCCAGTTCCTTAACAATCGCGGTGGCATCGAGGCGGACGTGACGGTGACCCGGCTGAGTGAAACCGCCTATCTGGTTGTCACCCCTGCAGCCACACGGCTGGCGGATCAGACATGGATGATGCGCCATAAGGGTGATTTCAACGTGGTTATCACCGATGTGACCGCCGGCGAAGGTGTGCTGGCGATCATGGGGCCGCGTAGCCGTGATTTGCTGAACCTGGTCTCCCCCAGTGATTTCTCCAATGCCACAAACCCCTTCGGTACCGCGCAGGAGATCGAGATCGGCATGGCCGTCGCGCGGGCCCACCGCGTCACCTACGTCGGTGAACTGGGGTGGGAGATATATGTCTCTTCGGACATGTCTGGTCATGTCTTTGAAGTGCTCTCAGAGGCCGGACAGGACCTGAACCTCAAACTCTGTGGCATGCATATGATGGATACCTGCCGGATCGAAAAGGGCTTCCGCCACTTCGGCCATGACATCACCGCAGAAGATCACGTGCTGGAAGCGGGTCTTGGCTTTGCCGTGAAAAAGGACAAACCGGATTTTATCGGTCGCGCGGCGGTGCTGGAAAAGCAGGAACAAGGGCTGAACGCCCGTATGGTGCAGTTCAAACTGACCGATCCCGAGCCGTTGCTGTATCACAATGAACCGATTGTCAGGAACGGAGAGATCGTCGGCTACCTGTCCTCGGGCGGCTATGGCCATGCACTGGGCGGGGCGATGGGGCTTGGTTATGTGCCGTGCAAAGGTGAAACGGCGGCGGATCTGCTGGCCTCGACCTATGAAATCGACGTCGCCGGCAAGCGGGTCAAAGCCGAGGTGTCGCTGAAACCGATGTATGATCCGAAATCCGAACGGGTGAAAGTGTAA
- the rarD gene encoding EamA family transporter RarD: MRNPDSLQPKANVDTPQGLAFALTAYVLWGFLPLYMKLLSHISPAEVVAHRVLWSIPIAAVVLIVLRRTDSLREALRNPRMLGMACVTAALISINWGIYVYAIATGNALAASLGYYINPLFSVFLAAVVLGERPSRAQMVAIALAALAVLVIAIDAGQVPWVALTLTVSWGFYALAKKSLPIGPNQGFLLEVLILLIPALGYLAYLSATGQSHFSLSLDRDSWLLVGCGLVTAVPLMIYANGAKLLRLSTIGVLQYIAPTMIFLVAVFVFDEPFDRARMIAFPMIWLALIIYSTSMLRQMRKPKTETTST; the protein is encoded by the coding sequence ATGCGCAATCCCGACAGCCTGCAACCCAAAGCAAATGTAGACACCCCGCAAGGGCTGGCTTTTGCGCTGACCGCCTATGTGCTGTGGGGGTTTTTGCCGCTTTATATGAAGCTGCTGTCCCATATTTCGCCCGCTGAGGTGGTGGCGCATCGCGTCCTGTGGTCCATACCAATTGCGGCTGTGGTGCTGATCGTCCTGCGCCGCACCGACTCCCTGCGCGAGGCGCTGCGCAATCCCCGTATGCTTGGCATGGCCTGCGTCACCGCCGCGCTGATTTCCATCAATTGGGGCATCTACGTCTATGCCATCGCCACGGGCAACGCATTGGCCGCCTCGCTGGGCTATTACATCAACCCCTTGTTCAGTGTGTTTCTGGCGGCGGTCGTGCTGGGCGAACGCCCCAGCCGTGCTCAGATGGTTGCAATTGCTCTGGCTGCACTTGCGGTTCTGGTGATCGCCATCGACGCAGGGCAGGTCCCCTGGGTTGCACTGACGCTGACCGTGTCCTGGGGTTTTTATGCATTGGCCAAGAAAAGCCTGCCCATTGGTCCCAATCAGGGTTTCCTGCTTGAGGTTCTGATCTTGCTGATCCCGGCACTGGGCTATCTTGCCTATCTGAGCGCCACCGGCCAATCCCATTTCTCGCTCAGCCTTGATCGTGACAGCTGGCTTCTGGTCGGCTGTGGCCTTGTCACCGCCGTGCCGCTGATGATCTACGCCAATGGCGCGAAATTGCTGCGCCTGTCGACCATCGGGGTGTTGCAATACATCGCACCGACGATGATCTTTCTGGTGGCGGTCTTTGTCTTTGACGAACCCTTTGACCGTGCCCGCATGATCGCCTTCCCGATGATCTGGCTGGCGTTGATCATCTATTCCACCTCAATGCTGCGCCAGATGCGCAAACCCAAGACCGAAACCACCTCAACCTAG